A DNA window from Guyparkeria halophila contains the following coding sequences:
- a CDS encoding universal stress protein, whose protein sequence is MAETCPILIASDLSDASEIAVTRATQLAARRSCPLTALHVIQEEPLWWVVKSRDLDPDDLRAELLREALAGLKSQLHEAAGRLAIEPPESDVQARLGKPAAVVSELAAAIGARLVVVGAHGRHAVRDWFIGTTAEKMVRAGNVPVLVARVEPTHSYHNVTVAVDFSDSSRAALRAALDWAPRAQFTLVHAYETWFESYIDAGTYERLRQEQEDALYDRLREFAHEMGVRSDHEPDYRIIAGHPGTAVIEAATRAHADLTVCGTQGETGLRHLLLGSVAQHILRESKGDVLTVRAHGD, encoded by the coding sequence ATGGCTGAAACCTGCCCGATCCTGATTGCCAGTGACCTCTCCGATGCCAGCGAGATCGCGGTGACCCGAGCGACACAGTTGGCCGCGCGTCGTTCCTGCCCTTTGACCGCACTGCACGTCATCCAGGAAGAACCGTTGTGGTGGGTGGTCAAGAGCCGCGATCTTGACCCGGACGATCTGCGGGCTGAACTGCTGCGTGAGGCGCTTGCCGGTCTGAAATCGCAACTGCACGAGGCGGCGGGGCGGCTGGCGATCGAGCCGCCCGAGTCGGATGTGCAGGCGCGGTTGGGCAAGCCGGCGGCCGTGGTCAGTGAGCTGGCCGCGGCCATTGGCGCGCGTCTGGTCGTGGTGGGCGCTCACGGGCGCCATGCGGTGCGTGACTGGTTCATCGGCACGACCGCCGAAAAGATGGTCCGCGCCGGCAATGTACCGGTGCTGGTCGCCCGGGTGGAACCGACGCACAGCTATCACAACGTGACCGTGGCGGTCGATTTCTCCGACTCAAGTCGGGCGGCACTTCGGGCGGCACTCGACTGGGCGCCGCGGGCGCAGTTCACTCTGGTACATGCCTACGAGACCTGGTTCGAGAGTTACATCGATGCCGGGACCTACGAGCGTCTGCGCCAGGAACAGGAAGACGCGCTCTACGATCGATTGCGCGAGTTCGCCCACGAAATGGGCGTGCGCAGCGATCACGAACCCGACTACCGCATTATTGCCGGCCACCCCGGCACCGCCGTGATCGAGGCCGCGACCAGGGCCCATGCCGATCTGACCGTCTGCGGCACCCAGGGTGAGACCGGCTTGCGCCACCTGCTGCTCGGCAGCGTGGCCCAGCACATCTTGCGCGAGTCGAAGGGGGACGTGCTGACGGTGCGTGCTCACGGCGACTGA
- a CDS encoding DUF1538 domain-containing protein has product MRELKAFWNTLLHAGRNLLPIVLVVAAFQLFILQSVPEGLAGILIGLGIVVVGVALFLQGLEMGIFPIGKSLSNAFARRGSLPLLLAFGFAFGFAAVIAEPALIAVAEQAQTISQGHIDALTLRLIIATSVGLVVAVGVLRTLLGLPLHWFMIGGYIAVVTVTWFAPAEIVGLAYDSGGVTTNIVTVPLIAALGMGLAASISGRNVLSDGFGLVALAVMVPMITVQAYGIYVFEIVGVDPGSDSLDIAAPAGDPSADLDPAGILTGLLITIRDVLPIIAAVLFFQLVILRQRIPHLKRVVIGFLLVILGLYAFVVGLKLGLFPIGERMADQLIARDNVIFLYLFAFAIGFATTMAEPALIAIGDQAEHAAQGQIRASVIRLLVAMGVAIGITIGVHRILAGDSIHYYVIGGYALVILLTLLAPRYIIALAYDLGGVTTSEVTVPLVTALGIGLATQIEGRDALMDGFGLIAFASIFPIVTVLGYATIAELANRWRASRPSRRPPNDTST; this is encoded by the coding sequence TTGCGCGAGCTCAAGGCCTTCTGGAACACCCTGCTGCATGCCGGTCGCAACCTGCTGCCGATCGTGCTGGTGGTCGCCGCGTTCCAGCTGTTCATCCTGCAGTCGGTGCCCGAGGGGCTGGCCGGCATCCTGATCGGTCTGGGCATCGTGGTCGTCGGCGTCGCCCTGTTCCTCCAGGGCCTGGAGATGGGGATCTTTCCGATCGGCAAGAGCCTGTCGAACGCCTTTGCCCGACGGGGATCGCTGCCACTGCTGCTGGCGTTCGGCTTTGCCTTCGGTTTTGCTGCGGTGATCGCCGAGCCGGCCTTGATCGCGGTCGCCGAACAGGCCCAGACCATCAGCCAGGGGCACATCGATGCGCTGACGTTGCGCCTGATCATCGCCACCTCCGTCGGGCTCGTGGTGGCCGTGGGTGTGCTGCGCACCCTGCTCGGCCTGCCGCTGCACTGGTTCATGATCGGCGGCTACATCGCCGTGGTCACCGTCACCTGGTTTGCACCGGCCGAGATCGTCGGCCTGGCCTACGATTCGGGCGGCGTGACCACCAATATCGTCACCGTCCCGTTGATCGCTGCCCTGGGGATGGGCCTGGCCGCCTCGATCAGTGGCCGCAACGTGCTTTCCGACGGTTTCGGCCTGGTGGCACTGGCCGTGATGGTGCCGATGATCACCGTGCAGGCCTACGGCATTTACGTGTTCGAGATCGTCGGTGTCGATCCCGGTAGCGACAGTCTCGATATCGCCGCGCCGGCAGGCGACCCGTCGGCCGACCTCGACCCCGCCGGGATCCTCACCGGCCTGCTGATCACGATTCGCGACGTGCTGCCGATCATCGCCGCCGTGCTGTTCTTCCAGCTGGTGATCCTGCGCCAGCGCATTCCGCATCTAAAGCGCGTGGTGATCGGCTTTCTGCTGGTGATCCTGGGACTGTACGCGTTCGTCGTCGGCCTCAAGCTGGGCCTGTTCCCGATCGGCGAGCGCATGGCGGACCAGCTGATCGCACGCGACAACGTCATCTTCCTGTATCTGTTCGCCTTCGCCATCGGGTTTGCCACCACCATGGCCGAACCGGCACTGATCGCCATCGGCGACCAGGCCGAGCACGCCGCCCAGGGCCAGATCCGCGCCAGCGTGATCCGGCTGCTGGTCGCCATGGGGGTGGCCATCGGCATCACGATCGGCGTGCACCGCATACTGGCCGGCGACTCGATCCACTATTACGTGATCGGCGGCTACGCGCTGGTGATCCTGCTGACGCTCCTGGCCCCGCGCTACATCATCGCCCTGGCCTATGATCTGGGCGGGGTGACCACCTCGGAGGTGACCGTGCCGCTGGTCACGGCACTGGGCATTGGGCTGGCCACCCAGATCGAGGGGCGTGATGCGCTGATGGACGGCTTTGGCCTGATCGCCTTCGCCTCGATCTTCCCGATCGTGACCGTGCTCGGTTACGCCACGATCGCCGAATTGGCCAACCGCTGGCGGGCAAGCCGGCCCTCGCGCCGACCACCGAACGACACATCGACTTAA
- a CDS encoding P-II family nitrogen regulator, whose product MRFSVLVAILAEDMEEKAVEVAKAAGAGGVTLLNGRGIGADEKKTFFGLTYEGSQSVLLFVLERSLSLKVMKALTRELELTEHSRGVVFTLPLEHIAGIENRQVERFQENVKDDL is encoded by the coding sequence ATGAGATTTTCCGTACTGGTCGCCATTCTCGCCGAGGACATGGAGGAGAAGGCCGTCGAGGTGGCCAAGGCCGCCGGCGCCGGCGGCGTCACCCTGCTCAATGGCCGCGGCATCGGTGCCGACGAGAAGAAGACCTTTTTCGGGCTGACCTACGAGGGCAGCCAGTCGGTGTTGCTGTTCGTGCTCGAACGATCCCTGTCACTCAAGGTGATGAAGGCGCTGACCCGGGAGCTCGAGTTGACCGAACACTCGCGCGGCGTGGTTTTCACCCTGCCGCTCGAGCATATCGCCGGCATCGAAAACCGCCAGGTAGAACGATTCCAGGAGAACGTGAAAGATGACCTCTGA
- a CDS encoding CBS domain-containing protein: MTSETRPRLVGDAMVREVATISPMATLRGALREMRQKRVKSLVVEKAHPHDAYGILTYTSILRTIVAEEGDIDLANVYDVMSKPAISVPEGMEIKYAARLMVSQSIRRVIVLRSDELVGIVTMSDIVGSIMELAER, from the coding sequence ATGACCTCTGAAACCCGCCCCCGCCTGGTCGGCGACGCGATGGTCCGCGAAGTCGCCACCATCTCCCCGATGGCCACCCTGCGTGGGGCCCTGCGCGAGATGCGCCAGAAGCGCGTGAAATCACTGGTGGTCGAGAAGGCCCACCCGCATGACGCCTACGGGATACTGACCTACACGTCGATCCTGCGCACCATCGTCGCCGAGGAAGGCGACATCGATCTGGCCAACGTCTACGACGTGATGAGCAAGCCGGCGATCTCGGTGCCCGAAGGCATGGAGATCAAATACGCCGCCCGCCTGATGGTCTCCCAGTCGATTCGACGCGTGATCGTGCTCCGAAGCGACGAGCTGGTCGGCATCGTCACCATGAGCGACATCGTCGGATCGATTATGGAACTGGCCGAGCGCTGA
- a CDS encoding alpha/beta hydrolase — MKNTLKRLAMAALCLPLIGGIGLVQSVAQAADRVELEHDDMTLVGYMEMAPGSSVEDGVVLMVHGTLAHGQMEIMSSMQELLRDAGYNSLAINLSLGQDAREGMYDCDSTHRHKHEDAVDEIAAWAEWLKGEGAERLAVLGHSRGGNQVARYLADQADPMVEKAVLLAPQTWSEGYEAKDYQANYDTALAPLLDKAEALVAEGKGDALMEMDFIYCPDTRAAASSVVSYYREDPRMDTPTVLGETSIETLVVVAGADDTVTDLEEKMAERVEDDHVEMTTVSGADHMFRDLFLYDAADAATAFIGWQ; from the coding sequence ATGAAAAACACGTTGAAACGACTTGCCATGGCGGCCCTCTGTCTGCCGCTGATCGGTGGGATCGGCCTGGTCCAGTCGGTTGCGCAGGCCGCCGACCGGGTCGAACTGGAGCACGACGACATGACCCTGGTCGGGTACATGGAGATGGCGCCCGGTAGTTCGGTCGAGGACGGCGTAGTGCTGATGGTCCACGGCACGCTCGCCCACGGGCAGATGGAGATCATGAGCAGCATGCAGGAACTGCTGCGTGATGCCGGCTACAACTCGCTGGCCATCAACCTGAGTCTCGGCCAGGATGCCCGCGAAGGCATGTACGACTGCGATTCCACCCATCGTCACAAGCACGAGGATGCGGTCGACGAGATCGCTGCCTGGGCCGAATGGCTCAAGGGCGAGGGGGCCGAGCGGCTCGCCGTGCTGGGGCATTCGCGCGGTGGTAACCAGGTGGCCCGTTATCTCGCCGACCAGGCCGATCCGATGGTCGAAAAGGCGGTCCTGCTGGCGCCGCAGACCTGGTCCGAGGGCTACGAGGCCAAGGACTATCAGGCGAACTACGACACCGCGCTCGCCCCGTTGCTGGACAAGGCCGAGGCACTGGTCGCCGAGGGCAAGGGCGACGCGCTGATGGAGATGGACTTCATCTACTGCCCGGATACCCGTGCTGCCGCCTCGAGCGTGGTCAGCTACTACCGCGAGGACCCGCGCATGGACACGCCCACCGTGCTGGGTGAGACCTCGATCGAGACCCTGGTCGTGGTCGCCGGTGCCGATGACACGGTCACCGATCTCGAGGAGAAGATGGCCGAGCGGGTCGAGGACGATCACGTCGAGATGACCACCGTCTCCGGCGCGGACCACATGTTCCGCGACCTGTTCCTCTACGACGCGGCCGATGCCGCTACCGCGTTCATCGGTTGGCAGTAA
- a CDS encoding error-prone DNA polymerase, with protein MSPHAELSARSNFSFLTATPSPERLVETAAARGYAAIAICDECSLAGVVRAQQGWRALPEGGRPQLIIGTRLVLEAGDELVLLAATRAGYAAISQLVTRGRRAAVKGEYRLGRADVLAGLNAGVRVIWQVPPRDMPSPDWLLAGGIRPWLGVVAWLDGLDGRRAAHARALAAAHGLPVTALGDTLMADRQEKPLLDVVTALRHRMSVMEAADRLPSNAERHLRPIEVLAERFPTEWRAEAVALAAQCRFSLDELSYEYPLDDIPPGVTGGEQLRRLTFEGAATRWPDGIPDRVAAQIDRELGIIQEMAFEPYFLTVHDIVRFARSRGILCQGRGSAANSAVCFALGITAVNPAESSMLFERFISKERAEPPDIDVDFEHHRREEVMQYIYHRYGRDRAALAATVIRYRRKSALRDAARALGVGEDVTERVNEQLAWWDKEVSEEKLAAAGIDGNLRQIRWWLAIARQLTGMPRHLSQHVGGFVIARGQLADLVPVENASMADRTVIQWDKDDLDAVGLMKIDVLALGMLSAVRRAFELVNHHRPRERELALWSIPREDAATFEMISRADTVGVFQIESRAQMSMLPRLRPRCFYDLVIEIAIVRPGPIQGEMVHPYLKRRQGLEPEEYPNEEIRRVLGRTLGVPIFQEQVIELAMVAAGFTAGEADQLRRALGAWRKRGTLEDFRKKLYDGMTARGFAAEFADRVYRQILGFGEYGFPESHSASFAVIAYASAWLKCHEPVAFYCALLNSQPMGFYGPSQLVQDARRHGVVVRPPCVLASDGESTLESLNGRGDAIQTHALRLGLGRIHGLSAAGIDRLLSARDEMAFRDVADCVRRARLDARDRRALAHAGAFAALEGNRYAAHWSASGIPADMALEAGLPADRKVAEPAVDLPVPNQAETIVADYQRLGLSLNGHPLGLLRDRLRRLRLRRSDELATRHDGAHTRYCGLVTMRQRPGTAKGTVFLTLEDEVGTVNVIVWPDRVAEYRQVVVNARLLEVRGQWQHRDGVAHLVARMLVDHSHWLGELPTRSRDFH; from the coding sequence ATGAGCCCCCATGCCGAGCTGTCCGCCCGTTCCAATTTCAGCTTTCTGACTGCCACGCCCAGCCCGGAGCGATTGGTGGAGACGGCCGCTGCGCGCGGTTACGCCGCCATTGCCATCTGCGACGAGTGCTCGCTGGCCGGAGTGGTGCGTGCCCAGCAAGGCTGGCGGGCGCTACCGGAGGGCGGGCGTCCGCAGCTGATCATCGGTACGCGGCTGGTGCTCGAGGCGGGCGACGAGCTGGTGTTGCTGGCGGCGACCCGGGCCGGTTATGCCGCGATCAGCCAGCTCGTTACCCGCGGGCGTCGGGCGGCGGTCAAGGGCGAGTACCGGCTTGGCCGGGCGGACGTGCTTGCTGGGCTGAATGCCGGGGTGCGGGTGATCTGGCAGGTGCCGCCCCGTGACATGCCCTCGCCGGACTGGCTGCTCGCCGGCGGTATCCGCCCCTGGCTGGGCGTGGTGGCGTGGCTCGACGGGCTGGACGGGCGCCGAGCGGCCCATGCCCGGGCGCTGGCGGCGGCCCATGGTCTGCCTGTTACCGCCCTGGGTGACACGTTGATGGCCGATCGGCAAGAAAAGCCGCTACTGGACGTGGTCACGGCCCTGCGACATCGGATGAGCGTGATGGAGGCGGCCGATCGCCTGCCGTCCAATGCCGAGCGCCACCTGCGCCCGATCGAGGTGCTCGCCGAGCGGTTTCCGACCGAGTGGCGGGCCGAGGCCGTGGCCCTGGCCGCCCAGTGTCGGTTCTCCCTGGACGAGCTCTCCTACGAGTACCCGCTCGACGATATCCCGCCGGGGGTGACCGGGGGCGAGCAGCTGCGTCGCCTGACCTTCGAGGGGGCGGCAACACGCTGGCCCGATGGCATTCCCGACCGCGTGGCCGCCCAGATCGATCGCGAGCTCGGCATCATCCAGGAGATGGCCTTCGAGCCGTACTTTCTCACCGTGCACGACATCGTGCGCTTTGCCCGCTCGCGCGGGATCCTCTGCCAGGGTCGCGGTTCGGCGGCCAACTCGGCGGTGTGCTTCGCGCTCGGGATCACCGCGGTCAATCCGGCGGAATCCTCGATGCTGTTCGAGCGCTTCATCTCCAAGGAACGGGCCGAGCCGCCGGATATCGACGTCGATTTCGAGCATCACCGCCGCGAGGAGGTGATGCAGTACATTTACCACCGCTACGGCCGCGACCGGGCGGCGTTGGCGGCGACGGTGATCCGCTACCGGCGCAAGTCCGCGCTGCGCGATGCCGCCCGGGCGCTGGGCGTGGGCGAGGACGTGACCGAGCGCGTCAACGAGCAACTGGCCTGGTGGGACAAGGAGGTCAGCGAGGAGAAGCTGGCGGCCGCCGGCATCGACGGCAACCTGCGCCAGATCCGCTGGTGGCTGGCGATCGCCCGACAACTGACCGGCATGCCGCGGCATCTCTCCCAGCACGTGGGCGGGTTCGTTATCGCGCGCGGCCAGCTGGCTGATCTGGTGCCGGTGGAGAATGCCTCGATGGCCGACCGCACGGTCATCCAGTGGGACAAGGACGATCTGGATGCCGTGGGCTTGATGAAGATCGACGTGCTGGCCCTGGGTATGCTCTCGGCGGTGCGCCGCGCCTTCGAGCTGGTCAATCACCACCGCCCGCGTGAGCGCGAGCTGGCGCTGTGGTCGATCCCGCGCGAGGATGCGGCCACCTTCGAGATGATCAGTCGGGCGGACACTGTCGGCGTGTTCCAGATCGAGTCGCGGGCGCAGATGAGCATGCTGCCGCGTCTTCGGCCCCGCTGCTTCTACGATCTCGTGATCGAGATCGCCATCGTCCGCCCCGGTCCGATCCAGGGCGAGATGGTCCACCCCTACCTCAAGCGCCGCCAGGGACTCGAGCCCGAGGAGTACCCCAACGAGGAGATCCGGCGGGTGCTGGGCCGCACCCTGGGCGTGCCCATCTTCCAGGAACAGGTGATCGAGCTGGCGATGGTGGCGGCCGGCTTTACCGCCGGCGAGGCCGACCAGCTCCGGCGTGCCTTGGGCGCCTGGCGCAAGCGCGGCACGCTCGAGGACTTTCGCAAGAAACTTTACGACGGCATGACCGCACGTGGCTTTGCCGCCGAATTCGCCGACCGGGTCTACCGGCAGATCCTCGGTTTCGGCGAGTACGGTTTTCCCGAGTCGCACTCGGCCAGCTTCGCGGTGATCGCCTACGCCTCGGCCTGGCTCAAGTGCCACGAGCCGGTCGCCTTCTACTGTGCCTTGCTCAACAGCCAGCCCATGGGTTTCTACGGCCCGTCGCAACTGGTGCAGGACGCCCGCCGTCACGGCGTGGTGGTGCGCCCGCCCTGCGTGCTGGCCAGTGACGGCGAGAGCACGCTCGAGTCGCTCAATGGGAGGGGAGATGCCATCCAGACCCATGCCCTGCGCCTGGGGCTGGGGCGCATCCACGGGTTGTCCGCGGCCGGGATCGACCGGCTACTGAGCGCCCGCGACGAGATGGCCTTTCGCGACGTGGCCGATTGCGTGCGCCGGGCCCGCCTGGATGCCCGTGACCGCCGCGCGCTGGCCCATGCCGGGGCCTTCGCCGCGCTGGAGGGCAATCGCTACGCGGCGCACTGGTCGGCGAGCGGTATCCCCGCGGACATGGCACTCGAGGCCGGCTTGCCGGCCGATCGAAAGGTGGCCGAACCGGCCGTCGACCTGCCCGTGCCGAACCAGGCCGAGACCATCGTCGCCGACTACCAGCGGCTGGGGCTGTCGTTGAATGGCCACCCGCTGGGCCTGCTGCGCGACCGATTACGACGATTGCGGCTGCGGCGCAGCGACGAACTGGCCACCCGCCACGACGGCGCACACACGCGCTACTGCGGCCTGGTGACCATGCGCCAGCGCCCCGGCACGGCCAAGGGCACGGTGTTCCTGACGCTCGAAGACGAGGTCGGCACGGTCAACGTGATCGTCTGGCCGGATCGCGTCGCCGAATATCGGCAGGTGGTGGTCAATGCGCGTCTGCTGGAGGTGCGCGGCCAGTGGCAGCACCGTGACGGCGTCGCGCACCTGGTCGCGCGCATGCTGGTCGATCACAGCCACTGGTTGGGCGAGTTGCCCACGCGCTCGCGCGATTTCCACTGA
- a CDS encoding AraC-like ligand-binding domain-containing protein yields the protein MSAADQPKPVNPPQRGVFRTADLPPDERNAAWNAIAGPFFDHVVPLEDKAMDGEIRADLLGDWATCRIRFNPHSYARRQARRSDDGLDYYFIQLYCRGALHGECAGRAVSLRPGDILILDVRQALTLRASAGEIITLIIPHADIDRLPADLHGQVLLRERDSTRQLAARFESLEARLSEIGADEAQALQSSVRSVLIAAIDDALSEADPPLRRRSSRPVPEPACKEVGDASTSLQAIQDTLLGWSKRDD from the coding sequence GTGTCCGCAGCAGACCAGCCCAAGCCCGTCAATCCTCCACAACGAGGGGTGTTCCGTACGGCCGATCTGCCGCCGGATGAGCGCAATGCCGCCTGGAATGCGATTGCCGGCCCGTTCTTCGATCACGTCGTGCCGCTTGAGGACAAGGCGATGGACGGCGAGATCCGCGCCGATCTGCTGGGTGACTGGGCGACCTGTCGCATTCGCTTCAACCCGCACTCCTATGCCCGCCGCCAGGCGCGACGTTCCGATGACGGACTCGACTACTACTTCATCCAGCTCTATTGCCGGGGCGCGTTGCACGGCGAATGCGCCGGCCGGGCGGTTTCCCTGCGTCCCGGCGACATCCTGATTCTCGACGTGCGCCAAGCGCTCACCCTGCGGGCCTCGGCGGGCGAGATCATTACGCTCATCATCCCCCACGCGGATATCGACCGACTGCCGGCCGATCTGCACGGCCAGGTGCTGCTGCGCGAACGGGACTCGACGCGTCAGTTGGCGGCCCGTTTCGAGTCACTGGAGGCGCGTCTGTCGGAGATCGGCGCCGATGAGGCTCAGGCACTGCAATCGTCGGTCCGCTCGGTGCTGATCGCGGCGATCGACGACGCCCTGAGCGAGGCCGACCCGCCGCTCCGGCGCCGATCATCCCGACCGGTTCCCGAGCCGGCCTGCAAGGAGGTGGGCGATGCCTCGACCTCCCTGCAGGCCATTCAGGACACCTTGCTCGGTTGGTCGAAGCGCGACGACTGA
- the recQ gene encoding DNA helicase RecQ, whose protein sequence is MARFPSEAESGPIPAMSKSPHEILNSVFGYQDFRPPQGEVIETVTSGRDALVLMPTGGGKSLCYQVPALSSPGTAIVVSPLIALMQDQVAALRQLGVAAAFLNSSLSAEQSREVIRQLHAGELDLLYLAPERLMTPAALERLAGLPINLIAIDEAHCVSQWGHDFRPEYIRLGELADHFPTVPRIALTATADEATREEIVNRLRLTNARRFVSGFDRPNIRYRISQGSGGSRDRLLRFIREEHANDAGIVYCLSRKKVEQTADWLEKQGLVALPYHAGLSAEHRRTVQERFLAEEGVIVVATIAFGMGIDKPDVRFVAHLNLPKSIEAYYQETGRAGRDGLPADAWMDYGLQDVLTLRQMMAGSEADERIKRIERAKLDAMLGLTEETRCRRQSLLGYFGETLAEPCGNCDNCLEPPETWDATEAAQKALSCIHRTGQRFGVNYLVSVLRGEADDRMRRFGHDQISTFGIGGELSATGWRGLFRQLIARGLIAVDAEGHGGLHLDPSARAVLHGEETLHLRPEKKRTAGRRGAKPGSAPVPTEDEPLWDSLRAHRKRLSEEQGIPPYMVFSDATLKHMLEIRPTQLDEMAAVSGVGEHKLEKYGEGFLRILQAHAG, encoded by the coding sequence ATGGCGCGGTTCCCTTCCGAGGCCGAATCTGGCCCAATACCCGCCATGTCGAAAAGCCCCCACGAGATACTCAACAGCGTCTTCGGTTACCAGGACTTCCGCCCGCCGCAGGGCGAGGTGATCGAGACGGTCACCTCGGGACGCGACGCCCTGGTCCTGATGCCCACCGGCGGCGGCAAGTCGCTGTGCTACCAGGTGCCGGCCTTGTCGAGCCCCGGCACGGCGATCGTGGTCTCGCCGCTGATCGCCCTGATGCAGGACCAGGTCGCCGCGCTGCGCCAGCTGGGTGTGGCCGCGGCGTTCCTGAACTCCAGCCTTTCGGCGGAACAATCCCGGGAGGTGATCCGGCAGTTGCACGCCGGCGAGCTCGACCTGCTCTACCTGGCCCCCGAGCGATTGATGACCCCGGCCGCGCTGGAGCGACTGGCGGGCCTGCCGATCAACCTGATCGCGATCGACGAGGCGCACTGCGTCTCGCAGTGGGGCCATGACTTCCGCCCCGAATACATCCGCCTGGGCGAGTTGGCCGATCACTTCCCGACCGTACCGCGTATCGCCCTGACGGCCACGGCCGACGAGGCGACCCGCGAGGAGATCGTCAACCGGCTGCGACTCACCAACGCGCGGCGCTTCGTCTCCGGCTTCGACCGGCCCAATATCCGCTATCGCATCAGCCAGGGCAGTGGCGGCAGCCGCGACCGGTTGTTGCGCTTCATTCGTGAGGAGCATGCGAATGATGCGGGTATCGTCTATTGCCTGTCGCGAAAGAAGGTCGAGCAGACCGCCGATTGGCTCGAGAAGCAGGGACTGGTGGCCCTGCCGTATCACGCCGGGCTGTCGGCCGAGCATCGCCGCACGGTCCAGGAGCGCTTTCTCGCCGAGGAAGGCGTGATCGTGGTGGCGACCATCGCCTTCGGCATGGGCATCGACAAGCCCGACGTGCGCTTCGTCGCGCATCTCAACCTGCCCAAGAGCATCGAGGCCTACTACCAGGAGACCGGCCGGGCCGGGCGCGACGGCCTGCCGGCGGATGCCTGGATGGACTACGGCCTGCAGGACGTGCTCACCCTGCGCCAGATGATGGCCGGTTCCGAGGCCGACGAGCGCATCAAGCGCATCGAGCGTGCCAAGCTCGACGCCATGCTCGGGTTGACCGAGGAGACCCGCTGCCGTCGCCAGTCGCTGCTGGGCTACTTCGGCGAGACGCTGGCCGAGCCCTGCGGCAACTGCGACAACTGCCTCGAGCCGCCCGAGACCTGGGATGCCACCGAGGCGGCGCAGAAGGCGCTGTCCTGCATCCACCGCACCGGGCAGCGGTTCGGGGTGAACTACCTGGTTTCCGTCCTGCGCGGCGAGGCGGACGATCGCATGCGCCGCTTCGGCCACGACCAGATTTCCACCTTCGGTATCGGCGGCGAGTTGTCGGCAACGGGCTGGCGTGGCCTGTTCCGCCAGTTGATCGCCCGCGGCCTGATCGCCGTCGACGCCGAAGGCCATGGCGGGTTGCACCTCGACCCGAGTGCCCGCGCCGTGCTGCACGGCGAGGAAACCCTGCATCTGCGGCCGGAGAAGAAGCGCACGGCGGGCCGGCGCGGGGCTAAACCGGGCAGTGCGCCGGTGCCGACGGAAGACGAGCCGCTCTGGGACTCGCTGCGTGCGCACCGCAAGCGCTTGTCCGAAGAGCAGGGCATTCCGCCCTACATGGTGTTCAGCGATGCCACGCTCAAGCACATGCTCGAGATCCGTCCGACCCAGCTCGACGAGATGGCCGCGGTGTCCGGGGTCGGTGAGCACAAGCTGGAGAAATATGGCGAGGGCTTCCTGCGCATCCTGCAGGCGCACGCCGGCTGA